In Diabrotica undecimpunctata isolate CICGRU chromosome 4, icDiaUnde3, whole genome shotgun sequence, a single genomic region encodes these proteins:
- the LOC140438780 gene encoding uncharacterized protein — protein sequence MDQLTVLKRKRGIFKAQITKFDSFISSFTHDKIVELQVRVDKCKEWWNDFDQIQSEIDLLDTSEEQLQERLDFQDAYFKLIASAEIILKNEVNLNDTIANSGHNTSLDRNSLKNVRLPPLEVPTFNGCYQHWLEFRDSFTSMVIENSDLNDVDKLHYLKRALIGDAQDELEQLKTTSKNFTIAWQLLSETYEKKKLIARGHIEAIYEYPKITQVNSLELKKLSGCIKRNLKSLGMLGYPVEHWDVLLLCTIEKKLDYYTNKEWQEKGPVNEFSTIQEFLAFIDHKVQHLQNSERDKQDIEQISKETKKRVQKMTLSKSFIATSKQCALCNLPHYFYSCKKFHNLSVSARRQEVTKSKACWNCLKDGHLVQHCTWGGCKVCGKRHNTLLHMDGKFINNSHLQTNATQLNGSKVESQICGISTQKETHTQGNGISNQGKEVHIQGQGAFHNNSMEGTSQLNFLGQTGFLESHSGDIGQTCFLESHSGDIGQDSINFLNHSKQGISYRLKTDILLSTALVYMQDKYGILHECRVLLDSGSQSNFISRSFFEKLQLRADKVHIPVKGLGQGITNISQALNGTFLSKFSNYQTNAFLLVIDKISDNLPTSDLNLDFINIPKNIVLADETFGVSKQIDVLLGASVFWQLLCVGQIKLGKDQPILQKTKLGWVISGPVSQSIKVSNNSVEYIQLGHMSKVEDKTDFNSETPNYYLPHHGVLKETSLTTKLRVVFDGSARTDSGLSLNDVLMVGPKLQDDLMCILLRFRKHNVVIASDIEKMYRQVFVCKTQQKLQQILWRFSDEQPIETYKLKTLTYGTAPVAFLAIRSLQQLAHENQLNLPLASQVILKDFYVDDLLTGGSSIEEVKSLKDELNNILCTAGFSLRKWVSNKPEIFDEDIQIKGDIEHYLADDVTTKTLGLYWNSKIDSLQYKINFSNYTKVSKRTVLSLVSQIFDPLGLVGPVIIKAKLIMQSLWQLKLNWDESLPLDLHTAWNQFRGSIADLEKTNISRQVLCSNPINRQLHCFSDASESAYGAALYIRSLDQGGSCLVHLLCAKSRVAPLKTISLPRLELCGALLAAKLASEVIATIGVSFDEVHFWSDSMITLHWILGEPSQWKTFVGNRVSEIQRLSNGYSWHHVDSHDNPADIITRGYEPKLLNTSKLWWNGPPWLASHKLSWPTKPLSNSHISIIPDQKVIQTFISTVQFAEIWNRFSSLAKLQRVFAYILRFVTNCKSSNNKTTGPFTVDEKERSFFCLVYMAQNEVFHQEIQTIKKSKPIHKSSKILSLNPFLDDKGLLRVGGRLQKSELSFDQKHPIILPNGHVLTKLIVISYHHKYLHAGPQALLSIIRLEFWLLSGRSTVRHILHKCVTCFRVKPTLLVPLMGDLPKSRLLPTRPFYNCGVDYGGPFELKTSYLRNCKVVKCYICIFTCFTTRATHIELVYDLSTNSFLNSFKRFIARRGLCKNMYSDNGTNFVGANNHLQELYSFMNDATVKSNFLDYFSEHKIHWHFIPAHSPHFGGIWESTVKSVKFHIRRVMCNNKFTYDEMYTLLTQIESLLNSRPLLPLSESPEDLGVLTPGHFLIGAPLVALPQEQLTEINPNKLKRYHHLTQIIQSFWVRWSREYLSSLQQRTKWRTAADNVKIGSLVIIQEDGLPPTKWELGRILQLHAGTDNVVRVVTVRTSKGEFKRPCVKLAVLPMDEQ from the exons ACAAATTACAAAATTTGATTCATTTATAAGCAGTTTTACTCACGATAAAATAGTAGAATTACAAGTTAGGGTTGACAAATGCAAAGAATGGTGGAATGATTTTGATCAAATACAAAGTGAAATTGACTTATTAGACACATCAGAGGAACAATTACAAGAAAGGTTAGATTTTCAGGATGCATATTTTAAACTAATAGCCTCTGcagaaattatattaaagaatGAAGTTAATTTAAACGATACTATAGCAAACTCAGGTCACAATACTAGTTTAGATCGAAATAGCTTAAAAAATGTACGGTTACCACCACTGGAGGTTCCAACTTTTAATGGTTGTTATCAACATTGGTTAGAATTTAGAGATAGTTTTACTAGTATGGTCATAGAAAATTCTGATTTAAATGATGTTGACAAGCTTCACTATTTAAAAAGGGCTTTGATAGGGGATGCCCAGGATGAACTGGAGCAGCTAAAAACTACTAGCAAAAATTTTACTATTGCATGGCAACTTTTATCTGAaacatatgaaaagaaaaaacttattgCACGTGGTCATATTGAAGCTATTTATGAATATCCAAAAATAACTCAGGTAAATAGTTTAGAATTAAAGAAATTGTCAGGTTgtataaaaagaaatttaaagtcaCTAGGTATGTTAGGTTATCCAGTTGAACATTGGGATGTTCTTTTACTTTGTACCATAGAGAAAAAGCTTGATTATTACACAAATAAGGAATGGCAAGAAAAGGGTCCAGTTAACGAATTTTCTACGATACAGGAATTCTTAGCATTTATAGATCATAAAGTACAACACTTACAAAATTCAGAAAGGGATAAACAAGATATAGAGCAAATatcaaaggaaacaaaaaaaagggtGCAAAAAATGACATTATCAAAGTCATTCATTGCAACGTCCAAACAATGTGCACTTTGTAATTTACCGCACTATTTTTATTCATgtaaaaaatttcataatttatcaGTGTCAGCTAGAAGACAAGAGGTAACAAAATCAAAAGCATGTTGGAACTGTCTAAAGGATGGACACTTAGTACAACATTGTACATGGGGAGGTTGTAAAGTTTGTGGAAAACGACACAATACTCTTTTACATATGGATggtaaatttataaacaattctcaTTTACAAACAAATGCAACTCAACTCAACGGATCAAAGGTTGAATCACAAATTTGTGGTATATCTACCCAGAAAGAAACACACACACAGGGAAATGGCATATCTAATCAGGGAAAGGAAGTACATATTCAGGGACAAGGTGCATTCCATAATAATTCAATGGAAGGTACATCTCAATTAAACTTTTTGGGTCAGACAGGTTTTTTGGAATCACATTCGGGTGATATAGGTCAGACATGTTTTTTAGAATCACATTCGGGTGATATAGGTCaggattcaattaattttttaaatcattctaAGCAAGGTATATCATACAGattaaaaactgatattttaCTTTCAACGGCCTTAGTATATATGCAAGACAAATATGGAATTTTGCATGAATGTAGAGTTTTATTGGACTCAGGTTCACAGTCAAATTTTATATcacgttcattttttgaaaaattacaattACGGGCAGATAAGGTACACATTCCGGTTAAAGGTTTAGGTCAAGGTATAACAAACATTTCTCAGGCATTAAATGGGACTTTTTTATCAAAGTTTAGCAATTATCAAACAAATGCATTTTTATTGGTAATTGATAAAATTTCTGACAATTTACCAACTTCGGATTTAAACTTGGATTTtataaatattcctaaaaacATTGTACTTGCAGATGAAACATTTGGGGTTTCAAAACAAATTGATGTATTACTGGGAGCATCAGTTTTTTGGCAATTATTATGTGTGGGTCAGATAAAACTTGGCAAAGATCAACCAATTCTCCAAAAAACTAAGTTGGGATGGGTTATTTCAGGGCCAGTTAGTCAATCAATTAAGGTTAGCAACAATTCAGTG GAATATATCCAGTTGGGTCACATGTCAAAGGTTGAAGATAAAACTGACTTCAATTCAGAAACACCCAACTACTATCTTCCACATCATGGAGTTTTAAAAGAAACGTCTTTAACTACAAAATTAAGGGTAGTGTTTGATGGGTCAGCTAGAACTGACAGTGGTTTGTCATTAAATGATGTTCTAATGGTCGGACCAAAATTACAAGATGATTTAATGTGCATTCTTCTTCGTTTTCGAAAACATAATGTAGTTATAGCTTCAGACATCGAAAAGATGTATCGACAGGTTTTTGTTTGCAAAACTCAGCAAAAACTACAACAAATATTATGGAGGTTTTCGGATGAGCAACCAATTGAGACATACAAGCTGAAAACGCTAACATATGGGACCGCTCCAGTAGCATTTTTGGCTATAAGAAGCTTACAACAATTAGCTCATGAGAATCAATTGAACCTGCCTCTAGCTTCCCAGgtgattttaaaggatttttatgtTGATGATTTGCTTACAGGAGGGAGTTCAATTGAAGAAGTAAAATCATTAAAGgatgaattaaataatattttgtgcaCAGCAGGATTTTCACTTAGAAAATGGGTATCAAACAAACCTGAAATTTTTGATGAGGATATTCAAATAAAGGGAGACATTGAACATTATCTTGCAGATGATGTTACAACAAAAACATTAGGGCTTTATTGGAACTCAAAGATAGATTCGCTtcaatataaaatcaatttttctaATTACACAAAGGTTAGCAAAAGAACAGTTCTGTCTTTAGTTTCACAGATATTTGATCCTCTTGGACTAGTAGGGCCAGTTATAATTAAAGCTAAATTAATAATGCAATCACTAtggcaattaaaattaaattgggaTGAGTCTTTACCTTTAGATTTACACACAGCTTGGAACCAGTTTAGGGGATCAATTGCAGATTtggagaaaactaacattagcaGGCAAGTTTTGTGTTCTAATCCAATTAATAGACAATTACATTGTTTCAGTGACGCTTCAGAGTCTGCTTATGGCGCAGCACTCTACATTCGGTCACTGGATCAAGGTGGTTCTTGCTTAGTTCATTTATTATGTGCGAAATCAAGGGTAGCACCCTTAAAAACAATATCTTTGCCTAGATTGGAATTGTGTGGTGCTTTATTGGCTGCCAAATTGGCATCGGAGGTTATCGCAACAATAGGTGTTAGCTTTGATGAGGTACATTTTTGGTCTGATTCAATGATAACTCTTCATTGGATTTTGGGTGAACCGTCACAATGGAAAACCTTCGTTGGAAATAGGGTGTCGGAAATACAAAGGCTTTCTAATGGATATAGCTGGCATCATGTTGACTCGCATGATAACCCAGCCGACATAATTACGCGCGGATATGAACCAAAGTTATTAAACACTTCAAAATTGTGGTGGAATGGGCCACCATGGTTAGCTTCTCATAAATTGTCTTGGCCTACTAAGCCTTTGTCAAATTCACACATTTCTATCATACCTGACCAGAAGGTAATTCAAACATTTATATCAACTGTGCAATTTGCTGAAATTTGGAACCGATTTTCCAGCTTAGCTAAATTGCAGCGTGTTTTTGCATATATACTTCGGTTTGTCACCAATTGTAAATCATCTAATAATAAGACAACGGGTCCTTTTACTGTAGATGAAAAAGAAAGAAGTTTTTTCTGTTTGGTATATATGGCACAAAATGAAGTATTTCATCaggaaatacaaacaataaaaaaatcaaaaccaataCATAAATCGAGTAAAATCTTATCATTAAATCCTTTTCTTGATGATAAAGGACTATTACGAGTTGGTGGACGTCTTCAAAAGTCAGAATTGTCTTTTGACCAGAAGCATCCAATCATACTCCCGAACGGTCATGTATTAACTAAACTTATAGTGATATCGTATCATCATAAATACTTGCATGCAGGTCCACAAGCATTGCTATCAATAATTCGTTTagaattttggttattatctggACGTAGCACGGTTAGGCACATTCTGCATAAATGTGTTACTTGCTTTCGTGTCAAACCTACATTGCTTGTACCTCTTATGGGAGATTTACCTAAATCTAGACTTCTGCCTACAAGGCCATTTTATAATTGTGGTGTAGATTATGGGGGTCCCTTTGAATTGAAAACAAGCTATTTACGGAATTGTAAAGTAGTTAAAtgctatatatgtatttttacatgttttacaACAAGGGCGACACATATTGAACTTGTATATGATTTAAGTACTAATTCATTCTTAAATTCATTTAAACGTTTCATTGCTAGAAGAGGTCtatgtaaaaatatgtattcTGATAATGGAACTAACTTCGTTGGGGCAAATAATCATTTGCAGGAGTTATATTCATTTATGAATGATGCAACggtaaaatcaaattttttagattatttttcggaACATAAGATTCATTGGCATTTTATTCCAGCTCACTCACCACATTTTGGTGGCATCTGGGAATCAACTGTAAAATCGGTAAAGTTTCATATACGAAGGGTAAtgtgtaataataaatttacatatGACGAAATGTATACTTTGTTGACGCAAATTGAGTCTCTCCTAAATTCCCGTCCTTTATTACCTCTGTCGGAAAGTCCAGAAGACCTTGGTGTACTCACCCCTGGACATTTTCTAATTGGAGCACCACTTGTAGCACTGCCACAAGAACAGCTAACTGAAATAAATCCGAATAAGTTGAAACGGTATCATCACCTGACTCAGATAATTCAGAGTTTTTGGGTACGCTGGTCACGTGAGTACCTCTCTTCACTTCAGCAGCGAACCAAATGGAGAACAGCAGCTGACAACGTGAAAATTGGATCATTGGTTATTATTCAAGAGGATGGTCTTCCTCCTACTAAATGGGAATTGGGTAGAATATTGCAACTACATGCTGGGACAGATAATGTTGTGCGGGTTGTGACTGTGCGTACTTCTAAAGGTGAATTCAAAAGGCCTTGTGTAAAGTTAGCCGTCCTGCCAATGGATGAACAATAA